One region of Candidatus Rokuibacteriota bacterium genomic DNA includes:
- a CDS encoding LptE family protein produces MPRPPRRPAGRDPWLSVGGALLVGLLLGGCGYSLRGNLPPHIKTVAVPTFQNATQEPAVENTVTAAVVGAFASSGKLRVVAPEEADAILEGEIVGYEIQSIAVDRTLNVREYRLLVTLNIRFRDVRRGEMLWRQEGLQEKADFRVPGQVSATISREEAAVREAAVDIGRKIVNLVVDRF; encoded by the coding sequence ATGCCCCGGCCGCCGCGACGGCCCGCCGGGCGTGACCCCTGGCTGTCCGTGGGGGGAGCCCTCCTCGTGGGCCTCCTCCTGGGCGGCTGCGGCTACAGCCTCCGCGGGAACCTGCCGCCCCACATCAAGACGGTTGCCGTCCCCACCTTTCAGAACGCGACGCAGGAGCCGGCGGTGGAGAACACGGTGACGGCGGCCGTGGTGGGCGCCTTCGCGAGCAGCGGCAAGCTCAGGGTCGTCGCGCCGGAGGAGGCGGATGCGATCCTGGAAGGGGAGATCGTCGGCTACGAGATCCAGTCCATCGCCGTCGACCGGACGCTCAACGTACGCGAGTACCGGCTGCTGGTGACGCTCAACATCAGGTTCCGGGACGTCCGGAGGGGCGAGATGCTCTGGCGCCAGGAGGGGCTACAGGAGAAGGCCGACTTTCGCGTCCCGGGACAGGTGTCCGCGACGATCAGCCGCGAGGAGGCCGCCGTCCGGGAGGCGGCCGTGGACATCGGCCGGAAGATCGTGAACCTGGTGGTGGACCGCTTCTAG
- the kdsA gene encoding 3-deoxy-8-phosphooctulonate synthase produces the protein MSGTFASPLAEAGRTRAVRIGGITVGGGAPLVLIGGPCAIEGERHALMVAERLARITGAARVPFVYKSSYDKANRSSGDSYRGPGIKEGLRILRRVRDETGVAVLSDVHDVSEVDAAAEVLDALQVPAFLCRQTDLLLACGRTGKPVNVKKGQFLAPGDMGNVVAKLRSTGNDRILLTERGTSFGYNNLVVDFRGLPIMRALGCPVVFDATHAVQLPGGLGPRSGGERQYVPPLARAAVAVGVDALFLEMHEDPDRTLPDGRALSDGPNMLRLDDLPRLLAEIKAIQAGLGPS, from the coding sequence GTGAGTGGCACGTTCGCGTCGCCGCTCGCCGAGGCGGGGCGGACGCGGGCCGTCCGCATCGGGGGAATCACCGTCGGCGGCGGAGCGCCGCTGGTGCTGATCGGCGGCCCGTGCGCCATCGAGGGCGAGCGTCACGCCCTCATGGTGGCGGAGCGCCTCGCGCGCATCACGGGCGCCGCGCGGGTGCCCTTCGTCTACAAGTCGTCCTACGACAAGGCCAACCGCTCCTCGGGGGACTCCTATCGCGGCCCCGGGATCAAGGAGGGGCTGCGCATCCTGCGGCGGGTGAGGGACGAGACAGGGGTGGCGGTGCTCTCCGACGTCCACGACGTCTCCGAGGTGGACGCGGCGGCGGAGGTGCTGGACGCGCTCCAGGTGCCGGCCTTCCTCTGCCGGCAAACGGACCTGCTGCTGGCCTGCGGCCGGACGGGCAAGCCGGTCAACGTGAAGAAAGGCCAGTTCCTCGCCCCGGGGGACATGGGCAACGTGGTGGCGAAGCTCCGCTCCACCGGCAACGACCGGATCCTGCTCACCGAGCGCGGCACGAGCTTCGGCTACAATAACCTCGTGGTGGACTTCCGCGGGCTCCCCATCATGCGTGCGCTGGGTTGCCCGGTCGTGTTCGACGCCACGCACGCGGTGCAGCTGCCGGGCGGCCTGGGGCCGCGCTCGGGCGGCGAGCGGCAATACGTGCCGCCGCTGGCGCGCGCCGCCGTCGCGGTGGGGGTGGACGCCCTCTTCCTGGAGATGCACGAGGATCCGGACCGGACGCTGCCCGACGGGCGCGCCCTCTCCGACGGCCCCAACATGCTCCGCCTCGACGACCTGCCGCGGCTCCTGGCCGAGATCAAGGCCATCCAGGCCGGACTCGGCCCGTCATGA
- a CDS encoding CTP synthase, whose protein sequence is MVRHARPGDTVAHDGGRGDRGGGAAGPAGGAVPQGAARPQARRADEDSGARAAIRGAVERPSERRLDVTPRFVFVTGGVISSLGKGLAAASIGSLLEARGFRVTLQKLDPYINVDAGTMSPYQHGEVYVTDDGGETDLDLGHYERFTSARMTRANNVTTGKVYGAVIEKERRGDYLGRTVQVIPHITDEIKASIRKVARDVDVLIVEIGGTVGDIEGLPFLEAVRQLKKDVGKENVIYVHLTLVPFIQAASELKTKATQHSVKELRAIGIQPDVLLCRTDKEHPLTPAIKSKIALFCDVEEEAVIAARDVDTIYEVPLAFHEQGLDESIVKLLGLPQGPADLGRWEEIVRRIKAPRHRVRIGIVGKYLEVKDSYKSLYEALCHGGIANEAAVDVVWLDAERLEREGLHGHVQGLDGILVPGGFGDRGIEGKIQAIRHAREERVPFFGICLGMQCAVIEFARHVCGLAGANSTEFDPTPPHNVIDLLPEQRGVTAKGGTMRLGLYPVVLGEGSRASRAYGQGAIRERHRHRYEVNNEYLGALQDRGLRISGVWPEKHLVEIVELPDHPWFVAGQFHPEFRSRPWEPHPLFAAFIQAALSHQAGA, encoded by the coding sequence ATGGTTCGTCACGCGCGGCCAGGCGATACGGTCGCTCATGACGGCGGCCGAGGTGATCGCGGCGGGGGTGCCGCAGGGCCCGCAGGTGGGGCAGTGCCTCAGGGCGCTGCGCGACCTCAGGCTCGACGGGCGGATGAGGACTCGGGCGCAAGAGCAGCGATTCGCGGAGCAGTGGAGAGGCCGTCAGAAAGGAGGCTCGACGTGACGCCGAGATTCGTCTTCGTCACCGGCGGGGTCATCTCGTCCCTGGGCAAGGGGCTCGCGGCCGCGTCCATCGGGTCGCTCCTCGAGGCGCGTGGGTTTCGGGTCACCCTCCAGAAGCTCGATCCGTACATCAACGTGGACGCCGGCACCATGAGCCCCTATCAGCACGGCGAGGTCTATGTCACCGACGACGGGGGCGAGACGGATCTGGACCTGGGACACTACGAGCGCTTCACCTCCGCGCGCATGACCCGAGCGAACAACGTCACCACCGGAAAGGTGTACGGCGCCGTGATCGAGAAGGAGCGGCGCGGCGACTACCTCGGGCGCACGGTGCAGGTCATCCCCCACATCACGGACGAGATCAAGGCGTCGATCCGCAAGGTGGCCAGGGATGTGGACGTCCTGATCGTGGAGATCGGCGGCACCGTCGGCGACATCGAAGGGCTCCCCTTCCTCGAGGCGGTGCGCCAGCTGAAGAAGGACGTGGGGAAGGAGAACGTCATCTACGTGCACCTGACCCTCGTTCCGTTCATCCAGGCGGCGTCCGAGCTCAAGACCAAGGCCACGCAGCACTCGGTGAAGGAACTGCGCGCCATCGGGATCCAGCCCGACGTGCTCCTCTGCCGGACCGACAAGGAGCACCCGCTCACCCCGGCCATCAAGTCCAAGATCGCGCTCTTCTGCGACGTGGAGGAGGAGGCGGTGATCGCGGCGCGGGACGTGGACACCATCTACGAGGTCCCGCTGGCCTTCCACGAGCAGGGGCTCGACGAGAGCATCGTGAAGCTCCTGGGCCTCCCGCAGGGGCCGGCAGACCTCGGCCGGTGGGAGGAGATCGTCCGGCGCATCAAGGCGCCGCGCCACCGCGTGCGGATCGGCATCGTGGGGAAGTACCTCGAGGTGAAGGACTCCTACAAGAGCCTCTACGAGGCGCTCTGTCACGGCGGCATCGCCAACGAGGCGGCGGTGGACGTGGTGTGGCTGGACGCCGAGCGGCTCGAGCGCGAGGGGTTGCACGGGCACGTGCAGGGGCTCGACGGGATCCTGGTGCCCGGGGGGTTCGGCGATCGCGGCATCGAGGGGAAGATCCAGGCCATCCGCCACGCGCGCGAGGAGCGGGTGCCGTTCTTCGGAATTTGCCTCGGCATGCAGTGCGCGGTCATCGAGTTCGCGCGCCACGTGTGCGGCCTCGCCGGCGCCAACTCCACCGAGTTCGACCCGACGCCCCCCCACAACGTCATCGATCTCCTGCCGGAGCAGCGCGGCGTCACCGCCAAGGGCGGGACCATGCGGCTGGGCCTGTACCCCGTCGTGCTCGGCGAGGGGAGCCGGGCCTCCAGGGCCTATGGCCAGGGCGCCATCCGCGAGCGCCACCGCCATCGCTACGAGGTCAACAACGAGTACCTGGGGGCGCTCCAGGACCGGGGGCTGCGGATCTCCGGAGTCTGGCCGGAGAAGCACCTGGTGGAGATCGTCGAGCTGCCGGATCATCCGTGGTTCGTCGCCGGGCAATTCCACCCCGAGTTCCGGTCCCGGCCCTGGGAGCCCCATCCGCTCTTCGCCGCCTTCATCCAGGCCGCGCTGAGCCACCAGGCGGGCGCCTGA
- a CDS encoding KpsF/GutQ family sugar-phosphate isomerase, translating to MDGPRLLSLADRVLRIEASGILGLCARLDERFVAAVELLHGCRGRVIVTGMGKSGHVGRKVAATLASTGTPAYFLHPAEGAHGDAGMMAREDVVLALSNSGETDELLAVLPLLKRLAVPLILLTGNPSSTLARQSDVVLDVGVSEEACPMNLAPTSSTTAALAMGDALAMALLDLRGLRPEDYAALHPAGSLGWKALFKVGDLMHVGEAVPVVRETSSMTEAITEMTAKRLGMTTVVDVQGRLRGVITDGDLRRQQLAGGSLLERRAGECMTPNPKRIGAGDLAARALSLMEAHAITSLVIADEAERPAGVIHLHDILRAKIV from the coding sequence ATGGACGGACCGCGGCTCCTGAGCCTCGCGGACCGCGTCCTGCGCATCGAGGCCTCGGGCATCCTTGGCCTCTGCGCAAGGCTCGACGAGAGGTTCGTGGCCGCGGTGGAGCTGCTCCACGGCTGCCGCGGGCGCGTGATCGTGACCGGCATGGGCAAGTCCGGGCACGTCGGGAGGAAAGTGGCGGCGACACTGGCGAGCACGGGCACGCCGGCCTACTTCCTGCATCCCGCCGAGGGGGCGCACGGCGATGCCGGGATGATGGCGCGGGAGGACGTGGTCCTCGCGCTGTCCAATTCCGGCGAGACAGACGAGCTGCTGGCCGTCCTCCCGCTCCTGAAGCGCCTGGCGGTGCCGCTGATCCTGCTCACGGGCAACCCGTCCTCCACCCTGGCGCGCCAGTCGGATGTGGTGCTGGACGTGGGCGTCAGCGAGGAGGCCTGCCCGATGAACCTGGCCCCCACCTCGAGCACGACGGCCGCGCTGGCCATGGGGGACGCGCTGGCCATGGCGCTGCTCGACCTGCGCGGGCTGCGCCCCGAGGACTACGCCGCGCTCCATCCGGCGGGGAGCCTCGGCTGGAAGGCCCTCTTCAAGGTGGGTGACCTCATGCACGTCGGTGAGGCGGTGCCGGTGGTCCGCGAGACCAGCAGCATGACGGAGGCCATCACCGAGATGACCGCCAAGCGACTGGGGATGACCACGGTGGTGGACGTGCAAGGCCGGCTCAGGGGCGTGATCACCGACGGCGACCTGCGCCGCCAGCAGCTGGCCGGCGGCTCTCTCCTGGAGCGACGCGCCGGCGAGTGCATGACGCCGAACCCCAAGCGGATCGGCGCCGGGGACCTGGCAGCCAGGGCGCTCTCGCTGATGGAGGCTCACGCCATCACGAGCCTGGTGATCGCGGACGAGGCCGAGCGGCCCGCCGGGGTCATCCACCTCCACGACATCCTCCGCGCCAAGATCGTGTGA
- the lptC gene encoding LPS export ABC transporter periplasmic protein LptC, whose product MVLKLHTQRLSRFILVGVALFVVAIATVLVVRGWVARIQKAEVALTKADYRIKQVHLEEEARGGVRWQLDADQAEAYEQLGKTTLRKVRIRIQEPERSWTVTGDEGELAHRTKDVELRGNVVLVSSDGLRLETARLRWDAARQRAWSDDPVTLFRQGAVIRGQGLDASVGGHTEIMGRVRATLGERAGAPPATAGAGVPR is encoded by the coding sequence GTGGTACTGAAATTGCATACCCAGCGGCTCTCACGCTTCATCCTGGTCGGCGTGGCGCTCTTCGTGGTCGCCATCGCCACCGTCCTCGTCGTGAGGGGATGGGTCGCCAGGATCCAGAAAGCCGAGGTCGCCTTAACGAAGGCCGATTACCGCATCAAGCAGGTGCATCTGGAGGAGGAGGCGCGGGGCGGGGTGCGCTGGCAGCTGGACGCGGACCAGGCCGAGGCTTACGAGCAGTTGGGAAAGACGACGCTTCGCAAGGTGAGGATCAGGATCCAGGAACCCGAGCGGAGCTGGACGGTGACGGGGGACGAGGGAGAGTTGGCGCACCGGACGAAGGACGTGGAGCTCAGGGGGAACGTGGTGCTGGTCTCGAGCGACGGGCTCCGGCTGGAGACGGCGCGGCTGCGCTGGGACGCCGCCAGGCAGCGCGCCTGGAGCGACGATCCCGTGACGCTCTTCCGCCAAGGCGCCGTCATTCGGGGCCAGGGTCTCGACGCCAGCGTCGGCGGGCACACGGAGATCATGGGGCGCGTCCGGGCCACGCTCGGCGAGCGGGCCGGCGCACCGCCCGCGACCGCAGGCGCCGGGGTCCCGCGGTGA
- the rpsT gene encoding 30S ribosomal protein S20, translating into MANTRSAVKRTRQNEKRRQRNRAARSKIRSVLKSASTAVETQPADAPAAVREALRTLDKAVTQGVLHRNTAARKKSALARSLHRVK; encoded by the coding sequence GTGGCCAACACGCGATCCGCCGTCAAGCGGACGAGGCAGAACGAGAAGCGCCGGCAGCGTAACCGCGCGGCGCGCAGCAAGATCCGGTCGGTGCTCAAGAGCGCCTCGACCGCGGTAGAGACCCAGCCGGCGGATGCCCCGGCGGCAGTCCGCGAAGCCCTCCGCACGCTGGACAAGGCCGTCACCCAGGGCGTGCTGCACAGGAACACCGCCGCTCGCAAGAAGTCCGCCCTCGCCCGCAGCCTTCACCGCGTCAAGTAG
- the xerD gene encoding site-specific tyrosine recombinase XerD, whose amino-acid sequence MDPVTAFLEALQLERGASHNTVSAYRGDLADLSRFLERSGRSLRAVTLRDLADYVMSLRRRGLGTRSVARRLSAVRGLYRFLAAAGGIARDPTEHLESPRPPRRLPRTLSVEDAAAVVETPDTTRPEGLRDRALLELLYASGMRASEALGLRLEDLNLTAGYVVCMGKGSRQRLVPVGGQALRWLRLYLNTARGRFVRRSDPGTVFLGRLGGPLSRQSVWGILKRAARRAGIRGGVSPHTLRHCFASHLLERGADLRSVQAMLGHADISTTQIYTHLPSTVVHEMYRKFHPRARRAPALGAQG is encoded by the coding sequence ATGGATCCGGTGACCGCCTTCCTCGAGGCCCTCCAGCTGGAGCGGGGGGCCTCTCATAATACTGTCTCCGCCTACCGCGGCGACCTGGCCGACTTGAGCCGGTTTCTGGAGCGCAGCGGACGGAGCCTCCGCGCGGTGACGCTCCGCGATCTCGCCGACTACGTGATGTCCCTGAGACGCCGCGGGCTCGGCACGCGAAGCGTGGCGCGCCGGCTGTCGGCGGTGCGGGGGCTTTACCGTTTCCTTGCGGCCGCGGGCGGCATTGCGCGGGATCCCACCGAGCACCTGGAGAGCCCCAGGCCGCCGCGCCGGTTGCCGAGGACGCTGTCCGTCGAGGACGCGGCCGCCGTGGTCGAGACGCCCGACACGACGCGTCCAGAAGGGCTCCGGGACCGTGCGCTGCTGGAACTGCTCTATGCCTCGGGCATGCGCGCCTCCGAGGCGCTGGGGCTGAGGCTCGAGGACCTCAACCTCACCGCCGGGTACGTGGTGTGCATGGGCAAGGGGAGCCGTCAGCGGCTGGTGCCCGTCGGAGGCCAGGCGCTCCGCTGGCTCCGGCTCTACCTCAACACGGCACGAGGCCGGTTCGTACGGCGGTCGGATCCCGGCACGGTCTTCCTCGGCCGGCTGGGAGGGCCGCTGTCCCGCCAGTCGGTGTGGGGGATCCTCAAGCGCGCGGCGCGCCGCGCGGGCATCCGGGGTGGGGTATCGCCACACACGCTGCGCCACTGTTTCGCCAGCCATCTCCTCGAGCGCGGCGCCGACCTCCGCTCGGTCCAGGCCATGCTGGGACACGCCGACATCTCGACGACGCAGATCTACACGCACCTGCCCTCGACCGTGGTCCACGAGATGTACCGGAAGTTTCACCCGCGCGCCCGCCGCGCGCCCGCTCTCGGTGCTCAAGGCTAG
- a CDS encoding neutral/alkaline non-lysosomal ceramidase N-terminal domain-containing protein gives MRGLACELHELARDAGRAAGGWSGLAVVLMALCATAPAAAELTAGAASVEVALPGGTPLAGYGGFPRRAWIPDMLDRRPHAFWLKPSEGVHDPFVVRALELESGDTRVLWLAVDLVGIDPSLVDELGQRLARAGQGPSALIVSASHTHSGPGAFGHSALFGFLAIDRPSPGVRARILDGLVRAAHEAHARRAPALVGGGRVQVTGVAKSRLRAPLDPELGVLKVLSREGRPVALLWNYAVHGTALGRDNLLLSGDLMAEASARIERALEAPALFVNGAVGDVSPARRGRAGARSLGEALAGGALDAWGRIKVEPGARLAAMTERIGLGAPALRVRNCVGRWVPRWFSLGLGRALPRSSEMVAVAVGRTAWVTIPGELETRLGLALKAAVPRPLEQVFVAGVSNDYLGYFLTAEAYDRPGYIACASLYGESGGETMRAAAAALLTRLAATLPPDPPAASAPR, from the coding sequence GTGCGCGGCCTAGCCTGCGAGCTGCACGAACTCGCGCGGGACGCCGGGCGAGCCGCCGGGGGCTGGTCCGGACTCGCCGTCGTCCTCATGGCGCTGTGTGCCACCGCTCCGGCGGCCGCCGAGCTGACGGCCGGGGCGGCGTCCGTGGAGGTGGCGCTGCCCGGCGGGACGCCGCTCGCGGGATATGGCGGCTTCCCTCGCCGCGCCTGGATACCGGACATGCTCGACCGCCGCCCCCACGCGTTCTGGCTCAAGCCTTCCGAGGGGGTCCACGACCCGTTCGTGGTGCGCGCGCTCGAGCTCGAGTCCGGGGACACACGGGTGCTCTGGCTGGCCGTGGACCTGGTCGGCATCGACCCGAGCCTGGTGGACGAGCTCGGTCAGCGCCTGGCCCGGGCAGGGCAGGGCCCCTCGGCCCTCATCGTGTCCGCCTCGCACACGCACTCGGGACCCGGCGCCTTCGGCCACTCGGCGCTCTTCGGCTTCCTGGCCATCGATCGTCCGTCGCCCGGGGTGAGAGCGCGCATCCTCGACGGGCTGGTCCGGGCGGCCCACGAGGCGCATGCGCGGCGGGCGCCGGCGCTGGTGGGCGGGGGACGAGTGCAGGTGACCGGCGTTGCGAAGAGCCGCTTGCGGGCGCCGCTGGATCCCGAGCTCGGCGTTCTCAAGGTCCTGTCGCGGGAGGGCCGGCCGGTAGCGCTGCTCTGGAACTACGCCGTGCACGGCACGGCCCTGGGGAGGGACAATCTCTTGCTCTCGGGCGATCTCATGGCCGAGGCCTCGGCACGGATCGAGCGTGCGCTCGAGGCCCCAGCGCTCTTCGTCAATGGCGCCGTGGGGGACGTGAGCCCGGCGCGGCGGGGCCGGGCAGGCGCCCGAAGCCTGGGCGAGGCCCTCGCCGGAGGAGCGCTCGATGCCTGGGGGCGGATCAAGGTGGAGCCCGGCGCGCGCCTGGCGGCCATGACCGAGCGCATTGGTCTGGGCGCTCCCGCGCTGCGTGTGAGGAATTGCGTCGGACGGTGGGTACCGCGGTGGTTCAGCCTCGGGCTGGGCCGGGCGCTGCCCCGCTCGTCAGAGATGGTGGCGGTGGCGGTGGGGCGCACGGCCTGGGTCACGATCCCCGGCGAGCTGGAGACGCGGCTCGGACTGGCGCTCAAGGCGGCGGTCCCCCGGCCGCTGGAGCAGGTCTTCGTGGCCGGAGTGTCCAACGACTACCTGGGATACTTCCTCACGGCCGAAGCCTACGATCGGCCGGGCTACATCGCGTGCGCCAGCCTCTACGGCGAGAGCGGCGGGGAAACGATGCGCGCTGCGGCGGCGGCCCTCCTCACACGCCTCGCCGCCACCCTCCCCCCCGATCCCCCCGCTGCATCGGCGCCCCGATGA
- the murJ gene encoding murein biosynthesis integral membrane protein MurJ: MSDPQKDVHASVVSAVGSIGLATLASRVLGYVRDMVVARTFGAGPVTDAFFVAFRIPNLLRRLLAEGALSTAIIPVLTAYLTRESAPVVARMLRAVAGAGTATLCLVSVLGVFGAPWIVTVMAPGWAADPPLLALAVRLTRVMFPYILLVGLAALAAGILNAHHRFFTAALGPAVLNLGMIGAVLLLAARVDPPVLSLALGVLVGGVGQLLVQLPEVKRLGLPLCPSLEWSHPALRTIARRLAPAAFGLAAVQITVVVNTLLASLLPTGSVSYLYYADRVMEFPLGVFGIALATAALPSMAAQAARGDHGSLADTLNFSLRLTAFTAVPAAVGLITLGAPIVGLLFQRGRFGPEEAAATTLALTGYAAGLPAFSATRLAAQTFYALGDTRTPVLLGFASVAANVALALVLMWPLGHAGLALASSLSSYVNLLGLGWRLRVRLGPIGGRRMVTSLARTLGAATALVLWCLWLAPAWDGSLRAAAWTVLAIGGGGVVYGAAALALRAPELTALLGLARRGQSLPGARGG, encoded by the coding sequence GTGAGCGACCCGCAAAAGGACGTGCACGCCTCTGTGGTGAGCGCGGTGGGGAGCATCGGGCTGGCCACACTGGCGAGCCGGGTCCTCGGCTATGTTCGCGACATGGTGGTGGCGCGGACGTTCGGCGCCGGCCCCGTCACGGACGCCTTCTTCGTGGCCTTCAGGATCCCTAACTTGCTGCGCCGCCTGCTCGCCGAAGGGGCGCTGTCCACGGCAATCATCCCGGTCTTGACCGCCTATCTCACGCGCGAGAGCGCCCCCGTGGTGGCGCGGATGCTGCGTGCGGTGGCGGGAGCAGGCACCGCCACCCTCTGCCTCGTCTCCGTCCTGGGCGTCTTCGGGGCGCCGTGGATCGTCACGGTGATGGCGCCGGGCTGGGCGGCGGATCCGCCGCTGCTGGCCCTGGCGGTGCGGCTGACCCGCGTCATGTTCCCGTACATCCTCCTGGTCGGGCTCGCAGCGCTGGCGGCCGGGATCCTCAACGCCCATCACCGCTTCTTCACCGCCGCCCTGGGGCCGGCGGTGCTGAACCTCGGGATGATCGGGGCGGTGCTGCTGCTCGCGGCGCGCGTGGACCCGCCCGTCCTCTCGCTGGCCCTCGGTGTCCTGGTCGGCGGGGTCGGGCAGCTGCTGGTGCAGCTGCCGGAGGTGAAGCGTCTGGGGTTGCCCCTGTGCCCTTCCCTGGAGTGGTCGCACCCGGCGCTGCGGACCATCGCGCGCCGCCTGGCGCCGGCCGCCTTCGGCCTCGCGGCGGTCCAGATCACGGTCGTGGTGAACACGCTCCTGGCCTCGCTCCTGCCGACCGGCAGCGTGTCGTACCTCTACTATGCCGACCGGGTCATGGAGTTCCCGCTCGGCGTGTTCGGCATCGCCCTGGCGACGGCCGCGCTGCCGAGCATGGCGGCCCAGGCGGCCCGGGGAGACCACGGGTCCCTGGCGGACACGCTGAATTTCTCGCTGCGCCTCACGGCTTTCACCGCGGTGCCGGCCGCGGTGGGCCTCATCACCCTCGGGGCGCCCATCGTCGGCCTGCTCTTCCAGCGGGGCCGTTTCGGGCCTGAGGAGGCGGCCGCCACGACACTCGCGCTGACGGGGTATGCGGCGGGCCTGCCGGCGTTCTCGGCCACCCGCCTTGCCGCGCAGACCTTCTACGCGCTGGGAGACACGCGCACGCCCGTCCTGCTCGGCTTCGCCTCGGTGGCCGCCAACGTCGCTCTCGCGCTGGTGCTCATGTGGCCCCTCGGGCATGCGGGGCTCGCGCTGGCCTCGTCCTTGTCCTCCTACGTCAACCTGCTCGGCCTCGGCTGGCGGCTCAGGGTCAGGCTGGGGCCCATCGGGGGGCGCCGCATGGTCACGTCGCTGGCCCGCACGCTCGGGGCCGCGACCGCGCTCGTCCTCTGGTGCCTCTGGCTCGCGCCGGCCTGGGATGGCTCGCTGCGGGCGGCGGCGTGGACGGTTCTCGCCATCGGCGGGGGCGGAGTGGTCTACGGGGCAGCGGCCCTGGCGCTGCGGGCGCCGGAGCTCACTGCGCTGCTCGGGTTGGCGCGCCGGGGGCAATCCTTGCCCGGTGCGCGCGGAGGGTGA
- a CDS encoding HAD hydrolase family protein, which yields MRTPATRAALIRLLVLDVDGVLTDGGLLYGAGGEEIKRFDVHDGWALAAARRAGLEVGVISGRASAAVTRRMAELGIQEVHQGVGDKPARLAQIMARLAVEPGQVAVMGDDLPDLPLMKTVALALAPANAAPEVRRAAHWVSRRRGGEGAVREAIEMILRARKAWPPPEPASR from the coding sequence GTGAGGACCCCCGCGACCCGGGCCGCGCTCATCCGGCTCCTCGTTCTCGATGTGGATGGCGTCCTCACCGACGGGGGGCTCCTTTACGGCGCGGGCGGGGAGGAGATCAAGCGCTTCGACGTGCACGATGGGTGGGCGCTGGCGGCCGCCCGCCGCGCCGGGCTCGAGGTCGGCGTCATCTCCGGGCGGGCCTCGGCGGCGGTGACGCGCCGGATGGCCGAGCTCGGCATCCAGGAGGTCCACCAGGGAGTCGGCGACAAGCCTGCGCGCCTGGCGCAGATCATGGCGCGGCTGGCTGTCGAGCCGGGCCAGGTCGCCGTGATGGGCGACGACCTGCCGGACCTGCCGCTCATGAAGACGGTCGCGCTCGCGCTGGCGCCCGCCAATGCCGCCCCCGAGGTCCGGCGCGCGGCCCACTGGGTCTCCCGCCGGCGGGGGGGCGAGGGCGCCGTGAGGGAAGCGATCGAGATGATTCTGCGCGCGCGGAAGGCCTGGCCCCCGCCCGAACCAGCCAGTCGCTGA
- the holA gene encoding DNA polymerase III subunit delta → MDYAGFMRAAGSGRTPPVVLLHGPEPLLLEDAVAAVTRALFPDPSLAALSREVLEVREAGVHEILRSALTLPCLTPSRLVVARGADGLPAKQAEPLAAYCKAPNPSTVLLLVAGETLAPSHWLLRLLPAAAVVTAPRPAGHAVLTWLRGRAKAAGFELEEEAAALLVELTGEDLAALVGEVEKAALAGGPDNRRVGPAEVRAVVGEHRLRNVFELTDALAARDLARALGVLASLLQAGEEPLAVLAMLAREARAAWQAQQWLRAGRSPDEVVRALHRPQAAGAALVRLAGALPPRAGSRRLARCWDVERRLKLGAPARPELSLLLADLCAA, encoded by the coding sequence GTGGACTACGCGGGGTTCATGCGGGCCGCGGGATCGGGGCGCACGCCGCCCGTGGTGCTGCTGCACGGCCCCGAGCCGCTCCTGCTGGAAGATGCCGTCGCCGCCGTCACCCGCGCGCTCTTCCCCGACCCGTCGCTGGCGGCCCTGTCCCGGGAGGTGCTCGAGGTACGGGAGGCCGGGGTCCACGAGATCCTCCGCTCAGCGCTCACCCTGCCCTGCCTCACGCCCTCACGGCTCGTCGTCGCGCGCGGGGCCGATGGCCTGCCTGCCAAGCAGGCGGAGCCGCTCGCCGCATACTGCAAGGCGCCCAATCCTTCCACCGTGCTCCTCCTTGTCGCCGGGGAGACGCTCGCGCCGAGCCACTGGCTGCTCCGGCTATTGCCGGCCGCCGCGGTGGTGACGGCCCCCCGCCCTGCGGGTCACGCCGTGCTCACGTGGCTGCGCGGGCGCGCGAAGGCGGCCGGCTTCGAGTTGGAAGAGGAGGCGGCGGCCCTGCTGGTGGAGTTGACGGGTGAGGACCTCGCGGCGCTCGTGGGCGAGGTGGAGAAGGCCGCGCTGGCCGGCGGCCCTGACAACCGTCGCGTCGGCCCCGCCGAGGTGCGTGCCGTGGTGGGCGAGCACCGGCTGCGGAACGTCTTCGAGCTGACCGACGCGCTGGCGGCTCGCGACCTCGCGCGTGCCCTTGGCGTCCTCGCCTCGCTTCTCCAGGCCGGCGAGGAGCCGCTGGCCGTGCTCGCGATGCTCGCGCGAGAAGCCCGCGCCGCCTGGCAGGCGCAGCAGTGGCTCCGCGCCGGGCGCAGCCCTGACGAGGTCGTCCGGGCGCTCCACCGGCCTCAGGCGGCAGGCGCGGCCCTCGTGCGGCTGGCCGGCGCGCTGCCGCCGCGGGCGGGCAGCCGCCGCCTGGCGCGCTGCTGGGACGTCGAGCGCCGGCTGAAGCTCGGCGCGCCGGCCCGTCCCGAGTTGTCGCTCCTCCTCGCGGATCTGTGCGCGGCCTAG